From Pseudorasbora parva isolate DD20220531a chromosome 25, ASM2467924v1, whole genome shotgun sequence, one genomic window encodes:
- the man2c1 gene encoding alpha-mannosidase 2C1, with amino-acid sequence MYHQPVLKNRRTLLERAEKFISDIYFTDCNLRGRLFGDTHPLEAITVFLSEKRIPYSEATQQNFHPCKVGDAFGPTWWTCWFKVVLKIPEAWRGKEVHLRWESDGEGMVWRDHQPVQGLTKEGEKTSYILTECLKDSEPHGITLYVELACNGLFGAGQGSMIAAPDPNRKYALQKAELVVFNQDVRELLTDFEMLVDIVKLLGEGEQRGFQALFTVNEMVNLCDPANPSSFAAARSLAQKFFGQKNGESQHVVHAMGHCHIDSAWLWPYEETIRKCARSWVTVIRLMENNPEFVFTCSQAQQFEWVKSWYPGLFSEIKRFVQKGQFIPVGGTWVEMDGNLPSGESMVRHFLHGQNFFKDEFGHYCKEFWLPDTFGYSAQLPQIMKGCGISRFLTQKLSWNLVNTFPHNTFFWEGIDGTAVLTHFPPGNSYEMKGKVENLINTVKNNKDKGRANHSAALFGFGDGGGGPTQLMLDRLQRVRDTDCLPKVQMSSPDVLFSQLESDSSLLCTWVGELFLELHNGTYTTQAKIKLGNRQCEVLLHDIEVASCLAMCKRDGFKYPACKLQELWRLLLLNQFHDVIPGSCIEMVVEDALQYYDEIRTTGTSLLLAACKSLGSSSDNGAGSSTAVLNTLPWERTEVVSLPGEGHQTSLALVRVPSVGVAQVTEMAEPTHSVSVTKMVDGTIMMENGLLKATTDQTGRLMSLHLVQTNRETISEGCFGNQFALFDDVPLYWDAWDVMDYHLQTRKPVIELVEPAKVMRSGGLQGSVSFSLRISGNSIIRQEIILDACCPYIKFNTQVDWEEAHKFLKVEFPVQVRNPNATYEIQFGHLQRPTHRNTSWDWARFEVWGHKWADLSEHGFGVALLNDSKYGYSVHENIMTLSLLRAPKAPDANADMGSHNFTYALMPHSGPFQEASVIQHAHNLNFPLRVYRGVISEPSSAFSVNSPAVILETIKQAERKENAILIRLYESHGSSVTATLSTSLTVKEAWHCDLLERPDPSFPVSKTTSGISLSFKPFQIRSLLLIIQ; translated from the exons ATGTACCACCAACCCGTACTGAAAAACAGACGGACTCTTCTGGAGCGAGCGGAGAAGTTTATCTCCGATATATATTTCACAGACTGCAATCTTAGAGGAAG ACTGTTTGGAGACACTCATCCACTTGAGGCCATCACTGTGTTCCTGTCGGAGAAGCGTATCCCTTATTCAGAGGCCACCCAGCAAAACTTTCATCCTTGTAAAGTTGGTGATGCATTCGGCCCCAC ATGGTGGACGTGCTGGTTTAAAGTGGTCTTGAAGATCCCAGAGGCCTGGAGAGGGAAGGAGGTCCATTTGAGATGGGAGAGCGACGGAGAGGGAATGGTGTGGCGGGATCACCAACCAGTTCAG gggttgaCCAAAGAAGGTGAGAAGACCAGTTATATTTTGACAGAGTGCTTGAAGGACAGTGAACCTCATGG CATTACTCTGTATGTGGAACTTGCATGTAATGGACTTTTTGGAGCCGGACAAGGTTCCATGATTGCCGCCCCCGATCCAAACAGGAAGTACGCTCTCCAGAAGGCCGAGCTTGTCGTTTTCAATCAAGATGTTAGGGAGCTTCTTACTGACTTTGAGATGCTTGTAGACATTGTCAAG TTACTAGGAGAAGGAGAGCAACGCGGATTCCAGGCCTTGTTTACAGTTAATGAGATGGTGAATCTGTGCGATCCAGCCAATCCTAGTTCATTTGCTGCGGCTCGAAGTCTAGCCCAGAAGTTTTTTGGCCAGAAAAATGGGGAAAGCCAACATGTGGTTCATGCCATGGGCCACTGCCATATTGACTCtg CTTGGTTGTGGCCATATGAAGAGACCATCAGGAAGTGTGCTCGCAGCTGGGTCACTGTGATCAGACTGATGGAGAACAACCCAGAGTTTGTCTTTACGTGCTCACAA GCACAACAGTTCGAGTGGGTGAAGAGCTGGTATCCGGGCCTGTTCTCAGAGATCAAGCGATTTGTGCAGAAAGGACAATTTATTCCAGTCGGAGGCACTTGGGTAGAGATG GATGGCAACTTGCCATCTGGGGAGTCCATGGTCAGACATTTTCTACACGGCCAGaacttcttcaaggatgaatTTGGACATTACTGTAAAGAG TTTTGGCTGCCGGACACTTTTGGCTACTCTGCACAGCTGCCTCAGATCATGAAAGGATGTGGAATCTCTCGTTTCCTCACTCAGAAGCTGAGCTGGAACCTTGTTAACACATTCCCG CATAACACATTCTTTTGGGAAGGTATTGATGGGACAGCGGTTCTCACTCATTTTCCCCCGGGTAACTCCTATGAGATGAAGGGTAAAGTGGAAAAT CTGATTAACACGGTGAAGAACAACAAAGACAAGGGGCgagccaatcacagcgcggcCCTGTTTGGCTTCGGAGACGGGGGCGGTGGTCCCACACAGCTAATGCTTGACCGCCTACAGCGTGTCAGGGACACTGATTGTCTGCCAAA GGTTCAGATGTCTAGTCCTGATGTCCTGTTCTCTCAGCTGGAATCAGACTCATCCCTGCTGTGCACGTGGGTTGGCGAGCTCTTCCTTGAGCTTCACAATGGCACTTACACCACACAAGCAAAG ATAAAATTGGGAAACCGCCAATGTGAAGTTCTTCTTCATGACATTGAGGTGGCTAGCTGTCTGGCCATGTGTAAAAGAGATGGCTTCAAATATCCAGCATGCAAACTTCAAGAACTTTGGAG ATTGCTCCTGCTCAATCAGTTTCATGATGTGATTCCTGGCAGCTGTATTGAGATGGTTGTTGAGGATGCTTTACAGTACTATGACG AGATACGCACCACAGGGACTAGCCTACTTCTTGCTGCTTGTAAGTCACTGGGATCCTCTTCTGACAATGGAGCAGGATCAAGCACAGCTGTGTTGAACACTTTACCCTGGGAAAGAACTGAAGTCGTATCACTGCCAGGAGAAGGCCATCAAACAAGTTTAG ccttggtgagagtaCCTAGCGTGGGCGTAGCTCAAGTCACTGAGATGGCCGAGCCTACACATTCTGTCTCCGTCACAAAGATG GTCGATGGGACCATTATGATGGAGAATGGCCTTTTAAAGGCCACGACTGACCAAACGGGTCGATTGATGTCCCTGCATTTAGTCCAAACAAACAG GGAAACCATTTCTGAGGGCTGCTTTGGGAACCAGTTTGCTTTGTTTGACGATGTGCCTCTGTATTGGGATGCTTGGGATGTGATGGACTACCACCTTCAGACAAG GAAGCCTGTAATTGAGCTTGTCGAGCCTGCCAAAGTAATGCGATCTGGGGGACTTCAGGGCAGCGTCTCCTTTTCACTAAGGATCAGCGGAAACAGTATTATAAGACAGGAGATCATTCTGGATGCTTGCTGCCCTTATATTAAATTTAACACACAG GTGGACTGGGAAGAGGCACATAAGTTTCTGAAGGTGGAATTCCCTGTGCAGGTGCGAAACCCAAACGCTACCTACGAGATCCAATTCGGACACTTGCAGAGGCCCACTCATAGAAACACCTCCTGGGACTGGGCTCGCTTTGAG GTGTGGGGACACAAATGGGCTGATCTGTCTGAGCATGGCTTTGGCGTGGCTCTTCTTAACGACTCCAAATATGGCTACTCGGTCCATGAAAACATCATGACCTTGTCTCT ATTGAGGGCGCCAAAAGCACCAGATGCCAATGCAGATATGGGGAGTCATAATTTTACCTATGCATTAATGCCACATTCAG GCCCCTTCCAGGAAGCTTCAGTTATCCAGCATGCCCACAACCTGAACTTCCCGCTCCGTGTCTATCGTGGCGTCATTTCTGAACCCTCGAGTGCGTTCTCTGTAAATTCGCCTGCCGTCATCCTGGAGACCATAAAACAG GCGGAAAGAAAAGAGAATGCCATTCTTATTCGCCTCTATGAGTCTCACGGAAGCAGCGTGACGGCGACTTTGTCAACTTCCCTTACAGTGAAAGAGGCCTGGCA TTGTGATCTCTTGGAGCGTCCTGATCCCAGCTTTCCTGTGTCAAAGACCACCTCTGGAATATCCTTATCGTTCAAACCCTTTCAGATCAGATCTCTCCTCTTAATTATACAGTGA
- the neil1 gene encoding endonuclease 8-like 1, whose product MPEGPELHLASLFVNRMCEGLVFTGAVEKSEVNKNPEVPFCCDAYCIKAQSRGKEVRLTLAPIKNDDDSKRKVGNQQPMDVVFRFGMSGFFRFTSVDELPKHAHLRFYTNETPCRVLSFEDTRRFGSWHPNGTWQKDRGPCVMFEYESFRENVLSNLSDKAFDKPICEALLNQKYFNGIGNYLRAEILFRLQIPPFAKARTVLEGIELKDKDKKKIKKEITVLETTDTAGKKGVKVENPDLLSLCHAVPLEVVKLGENGYKPAKGEYSVLQAWMQCYSVDGMNSLSDHNGRTIWFKGDPGPMVPKGAKSRKIKWKIQKDHDYTDSKKAKKTHADSTAVEKPGKEKDDIKKESATFKAQRQKKDTKRVSMKPADENNKSKKQGKRSSKVPPRAGANQKKGKHVKEVIKRKSVTCRKSSTKAMPKRRSSGTRQGRSR is encoded by the exons ATGCCGGAAGGTCCTGAGCTCCATTTGGCTAGCCTGTTTGTCAACAGGATGTGTGAAGGGCTTGTCTTTACTGGAGCCGTGGAGAAATCTGAAGTGAATAAAAACCCTGAAGTCCCTTTCTGCTGCGATGCCTACTGCATCAAAGCCCAGTCCAGAGGAAAAGAAGTCAGACTCACACTCGCACCCATTAAAAATGATGATGACAGTAAACGCAAGGTCGGTAACCAGCAGCCGATGGATGTGGTTTTCCGATTTGGGATGTCAGGGTTTTTCCGCTTCACCTCAGTAGATGAACTTCCGAAACATGCCCACCTGCGGTTCTACACTAATGAGACCCCATGCAGGGTTCTGAGTTTTGAGGACACGCGCAGATTTGGCAGCTGGCACCCAAATGGGACTTGGCAGAAAGACAGAGGGCCTTGCGTCATGTTCGAGTACGAGAGCTTCAG GGAGAATGTTCTTTCAAATCTGTCTGACAAGGCATTTGACAAACCCATCTGTGAGGCGCTTTTAAATCAGAAGTATTTCAACGGGATCGGGAACTATCTTCGAGCAGAGATTTTGTTCAG ATTACAAATCCCCCCATTTGCGAAGGCACGAACGGTTTTAGAGGGAATCGAGCTGAAAGACAAGGATAAAAAGAAGATAAAAAAGGAGATTACAGTTTTAGAG ACAACAGATACAGCTGGTAAGAAGGGGGTGAAGGTTGAGAACCCAGACCTCCTGTCTTTGTGTCATGCTGTTCCCTTAGAGGTGGTGAAATTGG gtGAAAATGGCTATAAACCAGCAAAGGGTGAATATTCTGTGCTACAAGCCTGGATGCAATGTTACTCTGTGGATGGAATGAACTCACTAAGTGACCACAATGGACGGACCATTTGGTTCAAA GGGGATCCTGGTCCTATGGTCCCTAAAG GTGCCAAATCTCGCAAAATAAAGTGGAAAATACAGAAAGATCACGATTATACCGATTCAAAG AAAGCCAAAAAGACACATGCTGACAGCACTGCAGTAGAAAAGCCTGGGAAGGAAAAGGACGACATAAAGAAAGAAAGTGCAACGTTTAAAGCACAAAGGCagaaaaaagacacaaaaaGGGTCAGTATGAAACCTGCAGATGAGAACAATAAGTCGAAAAAACAAGGAAAGAGAAGCTCAAAAG TTCCTCCAAGGGCTGGAGCTAACCAAAAAAAAGGCAAACATGTGAAGGAAGTGATCAAAAGGAAATCAGTCACCTGCAGGAAAAGTTCAACAAAAG CAATGCCAAAACGGAGAAGTAGTGGCACAAGACAAGGCCGTTCCAGATGA